DNA sequence from the Nesterenkonia lutea genome:
GCTGCGGGTGCGCCGACGGCTGCGGCTGCGCGGCGCCGAAGCCTCGGAGGAGGACCGGGAGTCCTTGGACGAGTCGTCGGCGCGGTCGCGCCCACGGCCACCATCGCGCCCGCCATCGCCGCCACCATCGCGCCCACCATCACGACCGCCATCGCGGCCACGGCCACCATCACCGGAGCGGCCACGGCCGCCCTCGCGGTCGCCGGAGCGCCCACGGCCAGCATCGCGACCGGCGTCGCGGCCTCCGCTGGACCGGCGCTTCTCCGGCCCGCCGAGATCCTCGAGCTCCTCGGCGTCCAGGCCGGCCTTGGAACGCTTGTGCCGGGGCAGGCGTCCCTTGGTGCCCTTGGGAATGTCCAGGTCCTCGTAGAGGTGCGCGGAGGAGGAGTACGTCTCCACCGGCTCCGGGATGCCCAGGCCGAGAGCCTTGTCGATGAGCTTCCACTTGGGCATGTCCTCCCAGTCCACGAAGGTCACGGCGATGCCGGTCTTGCCGGCGCGGCCGGTGCGGCCCACACGGTGGAGATAGGCCTTCTCATCATCGGGAGCGGTGAGGTTGATGACGTGAGTGATGTCGGTGACGTCGATGCCGCGGGCAGCGACATCGGTGGCCACGAGGACATCGATCTTCTCGTTGCGGAAGGCGCGCAGGGCCTGCTCGCGGGCTCCCTGGCCGAGGTCGCCGTGGATGGCGCCGGCGGCGAAGCCGCGGGAGATCAGCTCGCCGGAGAGCCGGTCGGCCTGTCGCTTGGTCCGCGTGAAGACGATCGTGCGGCCGCGGCCCTCGGCCTGGAGCAGACGGGCGATGACCTCGTCCTTGTCCAGGTGGTGCGCGCGGTAGACGAGCTGCCGGATGTCCTTCTTCGTGATGCCCTCATCCAGCGGGTCCGCCGCGGAGATGTGGGTGGGCTTGGTCATGTACCGGCGCGCCATGGCGACCACGGCGCCGGGCATGGTCGCGGAGAAGAGCATGGTCTGGCGACCGACCTCCGGGACGGCGGCCAGCAGGGTCTCCACGTCGGGGAGGAAGCCGAGATCGAGCATCTCGTCGGCCTCATCGAGGACCACGATGTTGACGTTCTTCAGCTTCAGGTGGCGCTGCCGGTGAAGGTCGATCAGGCGCCCGGGGGTGCCGACGACGATCTCCACGCCGCGGTCGAGCTCCTCGATCTGCGGCTCATAGGCGCGGCCGCCATAGATCGTGGCCACGCGGATGCCGCGGCGGGCGGCGGCGACCTTGATGTCGGCGGCCACCTGCACGGCGAGCTCTCGGGTTGGGGCGACGATCAGCGCCTGGGGCGCTCCGGGGGCCGGAAGGTCGTCATAGCCGGCGTCGTCGGGGCTGGTGACGCGCTGGATGGCAGGAATGCCGAAGCCCAGGGTCTTGCCGGTGCCCGTCTTGGCCTGGCCGATGATGTCATAGCCGCCCAGCGCGATCGGCAGGGTCTCGGCCTGGATCGGGAAGGGCGTGGTGATGCCCTTGTCGGCGAGCGCCGCCACAATCTCAGGGCGGACGTTGAAATCGGCGAAGGTCAGTGGGGAGGCTTCGACAGCCTCGACGAGCTCGGGATCAGCGGCGGAGATGGGGGCTTCAGTCTCAGCGGCTGAGGACTCGGTGGTCTGTTCAGTCATAGGTACTTTCATTAGGCGACTGCGGCTGCGAAGCCCACAGTCTGTTTGGTGTCGGAGCCGATCTCCACATAGCCGATGGAGGCGACCGGAACCACGATCTTCTTGCCGCGGCGGTCCTCCAGGCTCAGCAGTGGCTGCGCGCCTTCAATGGCGGCGGCGACGGCCTGTTCGATCTCTTCGGGCTTGGCCTCGGTCTCAATGACGATCTCGCGTGAGACGTGCTGAATTCCGATACGTACTTCCATGCCAACTCCTTGAATCCGTGGGTCAACGCCCACCCGGGAGAGCCGCAGAGGTCCAGAGCTGGACGCCTGCTTCAGAAGTGGGCGGGTTTACCTGCCTTCGATACTACCTATTGTGCGCCTGCGGTGCTTTCAGGTTCCTTCGGGAAGCCCGAGATTCCGCGCCAAGCCAAACGTGCGGTCAGCTGGGAGGAGACCTCCTGATCCGGACGCTCGGAGAGCCGGCTCCAGTGCCGTGCCGCGGAGAGGGCCATGCCGATCAGACCGTGGCCCAACATGGTGGCCTCGGCCATGGGCTGGCCGGTGTCGTCGGCGATGACCTCGGCGATCGCCCCGGCCATGGCATCGTGGAAGCGCTCGAGCCGGTCCTCCACCTCTTCGTCGTTGTCCATCCCGGAGCTGAAGACCAGCCGGTAGGCCTCGTCCTTGCGGGCGATG
Encoded proteins:
- a CDS encoding DEAD/DEAH box helicase translates to MTEQTTESSAAETEAPISAADPELVEAVEASPLTFADFNVRPEIVAALADKGITTPFPIQAETLPIALGGYDIIGQAKTGTGKTLGFGIPAIQRVTSPDDAGYDDLPAPGAPQALIVAPTRELAVQVAADIKVAAARRGIRVATIYGGRAYEPQIEELDRGVEIVVGTPGRLIDLHRQRHLKLKNVNIVVLDEADEMLDLGFLPDVETLLAAVPEVGRQTMLFSATMPGAVVAMARRYMTKPTHISAADPLDEGITKKDIRQLVYRAHHLDKDEVIARLLQAEGRGRTIVFTRTKRQADRLSGELISRGFAAGAIHGDLGQGAREQALRAFRNEKIDVLVATDVAARGIDVTDITHVINLTAPDDEKAYLHRVGRTGRAGKTGIAVTFVDWEDMPKWKLIDKALGLGIPEPVETYSSSAHLYEDLDIPKGTKGRLPRHKRSKAGLDAEELEDLGGPEKRRSSGGRDAGRDAGRGRSGDREGGRGRSGDGGRGRDGGRDGGRDGGGDGGRDGGRGRDRADDSSKDSRSSSEASAPRSRSRRRTRSEDSGAQGSDSASQVQQPAAAASSEGGESAAQPRRRRRRRGGSGSGGGNASSES
- a CDS encoding DUF3107 domain-containing protein is translated as MEVRIGIQHVSREIVIETEAKPEEIEQAVAAAIEGAQPLLSLEDRRGKKIVVPVASIGYVEIGSDTKQTVGFAAAVA
- a CDS encoding TetR/AcrR family transcriptional regulator, which produces MSESMRDPAGVVRAKRLPREQRRTQLLDCSLQVFVAKGYHGASMDDIAEIAQVSKPVLYQHFPGKHELFLGLLDTHLAQLEYELTQALATSADNKERVQATMATFYEFIARKDEAYRLVFSSGMDNDEEVEDRLERFHDAMAGAIAEVIADDTGQPMAEATMLGHGLIGMALSAARHWSRLSERPDQEVSSQLTARLAWRGISGFPKEPESTAGAQ